From a region of the Arachis ipaensis cultivar K30076 chromosome B09, Araip1.1, whole genome shotgun sequence genome:
- the LOC107618604 gene encoding probable inactive nicotinamidase At3g16190 isoform X4 — MAKTVAFTNAKPPSNLHSHRTTSQTHTVSFLNLNNLSFVSCSLTLRHKHKQPNWAKPPLLRSKSGLGLGPVEPLEMAAQGWNGTALLVLDMQKDFIEGPIAVKGGKEIVPNVIKAVQVARERGILIVWVVRENDPLGRDVELFRRHYYAGGQVGPASKGSPGAELVEGLVIREGDYKLVKTRFSAFFATHLHSLLQGAGINNLVITGVQTPNCVRQTVFDAVALDYQPVTVIVDATAAATPEIHLANVFDMKNIGVATPTLQEWIDFKA; from the exons ATGGCCAAAACTGTGGCTTTTACTAATGCAAAGCCACCGTCTAATCTCCATAGCCATAGAACCACATCACAAACTCACACCGTCTCCTTTCTCAATCTCAACAACCTCAGTTTCGTATCTTG TTCTCTGACTCTCAGACACAAGCATAAGCAACCCAATTGGGCGAAACCTCCGTTGCTACGCTCAAAATCTGGGCTTGGGCTTGGGCCAGTTGAGCCATTGGAAATGGCAGCACAAGGATGGAATGGCACTGCTCTACTTGTACTTGACATGCAG AAAGATTTTATAGAGGGTCCTATAGCTGTAAAAGGAGGGAAAGAAATTGTCCCAAACGTGATCAAAGCTGTGCAAGTTGCCAGGGAACGTGGAATTCTCATAGTTTgg GTTGTCCGAGAAAACGATCCTTTAGGAAGAGATGTTGAACTCTTTCGTCGACATTATTATGCTGGAGGTCAAGTTGGTCCAGCCTCTAAGGGAAGCCCAGGTGCAGAGTTAGTTGAGGGGCTAGTAATCAGAGAAGGGGACTATAAACTCGTCAAGACTCGCTTCAGTGCATTCTTTGCTACACACCTTCACTCACTTCTTCAAGGAGCAGGAATTAACAATCTGGTCATCACTG GAGTTCAAACTCCAAATTGTGTTAGGCAAACTGTCTTTGATGCCGTAGCATTAGACTACCAACCTGTAACTGTTATTGTGGATGCCACAGCCGCTGCCACGCCTGAAATTCATCTTG CTAATGTGTTTGACATGAAAAACATTGGAGTCGCAACCCCAACGCTACAAGAATGGATCGACTTCAAAGCTTGA
- the LOC107618604 gene encoding probable inactive nicotinamidase At3g16190 isoform X5 → MAAGAWNRTALLVIDMQRDFIENQGPMLVKGGKEIVPNVIKAVEVARQRGILIVWVVREHDPLGRDVELFRRHLYATGEVGPTSKGSPGAELVDGLEIREGDYKLVKTRFSAFFATHLHSVLQGAGINNLVITGVQTPNCIRQTVYDAVALDYQPVTVVVDATAAATPDIHLANVFDMKNIGVATPTLQEWTNFKA, encoded by the exons ATGGCAGCAGGGGCTTGGAATCGCACTGCTCTTCTTGTAATTGACATGCAG AGAGATTTTATAGAAAATCAGGGTCCTATGCTGGTAAAAGGAGGGAAAGAAATTGTCCCAAATGTGATCAAAGCTGTGGAAGTTGCAAGGCAACGTGGAATTCTCATAGTTTGG GTTGTCCGCGAACATGATCCTTTAGGAAGAGATGTTGAACTCTTTCGCCGGCATCTATACGCGACAGGTGAAGTTGGTCCAACCTCTAAGGGAAGCCCAGGTGCGGAGTTAGTTGACGGGCTAGAAATCAGAGAAGGGGATTATAAACTCGTCAAGACTCGGTTCAGTGCATTCTTTGCTACACATCTTCACTCAGTTCTTCAAGGAGCAGGAATTAACAATCTGGTTATCACTG GGGTTCAAACTCCAAATTGTATAAGGCAAACTGTCTATGATGCCGTAGCATTAGACTATCAACCTGTAACTGTTGTTGTTGATGCCACAGCCGCTGCCACGCCTGATATTCATCTTG CCAATGTGTTTGACATGAAAAACATTGGAGTCGCAACCCCAACGCTACAAGAATGGACCAACTTCAAAGCTTGA
- the LOC107618604 gene encoding probable inactive nicotinamidase At3g16190 isoform X3 encodes MAKTVAFTNAKPPSNLHSHRTTSQTHTVSFLNLNNLSFVSCALTLRHKNKQPNWSKPSLVRSKSGLGLGLGPVDPLEMAAGAWNRTALLVIDMQRDFIENQGPMLVKGGKEIVPNVIKAVEVARQRGILIVWVVREHDPLGRDVELFRRHLYATGEVGPTSKGSPGAELVDGLEIREGDYKLVKTRFSAFFATHLHSVLQGAGINNLVITGVQTPNCIRQTVYDAVALDYQPVTVVVDATAAATPDIHLANVFDMKNIGVATPTLQEWTNFKA; translated from the exons ATGGCCAAAACTGTGGCTTTTACTAATGCAAAGCCACCGTCTAATCTCCATAGCCATAGAACCACATCACAAACTCACACCGTCTCCTTTCTCAATCTCAACAACCTCAGTTTCGTATCTTG TGCTCTGACTCTGAGACACAAGAATAAGCAACCCAATTGGTCCAAACCTTCGTTGGTACGCTCAAAATCTGGGCTTGGGCTTGGGCTTGGGCCTGTTGACCCATTGGAAATGGCAGCAGGGGCTTGGAATCGCACTGCTCTTCTTGTAATTGACATGCAG AGAGATTTTATAGAAAATCAGGGTCCTATGCTGGTAAAAGGAGGGAAAGAAATTGTCCCAAATGTGATCAAAGCTGTGGAAGTTGCAAGGCAACGTGGAATTCTCATAGTTTGG GTTGTCCGCGAACATGATCCTTTAGGAAGAGATGTTGAACTCTTTCGCCGGCATCTATACGCGACAGGTGAAGTTGGTCCAACCTCTAAGGGAAGCCCAGGTGCGGAGTTAGTTGACGGGCTAGAAATCAGAGAAGGGGATTATAAACTCGTCAAGACTCGGTTCAGTGCATTCTTTGCTACACATCTTCACTCAGTTCTTCAAGGAGCAGGAATTAACAATCTGGTTATCACTG GGGTTCAAACTCCAAATTGTATAAGGCAAACTGTCTATGATGCCGTAGCATTAGACTATCAACCTGTAACTGTTGTTGTTGATGCCACAGCCGCTGCCACGCCTGATATTCATCTTG CCAATGTGTTTGACATGAAAAACATTGGAGTCGCAACCCCAACGCTACAAGAATGGACCAACTTCAAAGCTTGA
- the LOC107618604 gene encoding probable inactive nicotinamidase At3g16190 isoform X1 gives MKFKNSWPKLWLLLMQSHRLISIAIEPHHKLTPSPFSISTTSLLCSALTLRHKNKQPNWSKPSLVRSKSGLGLGLGPVDPLEMAAGAWNRTALLVIDMQRDFIENQGPMLVKGGKEIVPNVIKAVEVARQRGILIVWVVREHDPLGRDVELFRRHLYATGEVGPTSKGSPGAELVDGLEIREGDYKLVKTRFSAFFATHLHSVLQGAGINNLVITGVQTPNCIRQTVYDAVALDYQPVTVVVDATAAATPDIHLANVFDMKNIGVATPTLQEWTNFKA, from the exons ATGAAATTCAAGAA CTCATGGCCAAAACTGTGGCTTTTACTAATGCAAAGCCACCGTCTAATCTCCATAGCCATAGAACCACATCACAAACTCACACCGTCTCCTTTCTCAATCTCAACAACCTCA CTTCTGTGCAGTGCTCTGACTCTGAGACACAAGAATAAGCAACCCAATTGGTCCAAACCTTCGTTGGTACGCTCAAAATCTGGGCTTGGGCTTGGGCTTGGGCCTGTTGACCCATTGGAAATGGCAGCAGGGGCTTGGAATCGCACTGCTCTTCTTGTAATTGACATGCAG AGAGATTTTATAGAAAATCAGGGTCCTATGCTGGTAAAAGGAGGGAAAGAAATTGTCCCAAATGTGATCAAAGCTGTGGAAGTTGCAAGGCAACGTGGAATTCTCATAGTTTGG GTTGTCCGCGAACATGATCCTTTAGGAAGAGATGTTGAACTCTTTCGCCGGCATCTATACGCGACAGGTGAAGTTGGTCCAACCTCTAAGGGAAGCCCAGGTGCGGAGTTAGTTGACGGGCTAGAAATCAGAGAAGGGGATTATAAACTCGTCAAGACTCGGTTCAGTGCATTCTTTGCTACACATCTTCACTCAGTTCTTCAAGGAGCAGGAATTAACAATCTGGTTATCACTG GGGTTCAAACTCCAAATTGTATAAGGCAAACTGTCTATGATGCCGTAGCATTAGACTATCAACCTGTAACTGTTGTTGTTGATGCCACAGCCGCTGCCACGCCTGATATTCATCTTG CCAATGTGTTTGACATGAAAAACATTGGAGTCGCAACCCCAACGCTACAAGAATGGACCAACTTCAAAGCTTGA
- the LOC107618604 gene encoding probable inactive nicotinamidase At3g16190 isoform X2, with translation MKFKNSWPKLWLLLMQSHRLISIAIEPHHKLTPSPFSISTTSLLCSALTLRHKNKQPNWSKPSLVRSKSGLGLGLGPVDPLEMAAGAWNRTALLVIDMQRDFIENQGPMLVKGGKEIVPNVIKAVEVARQRGILIVWVVRENDPLGRDVELFRRHYYAGGQVGPASKGSPGAELVEGLVIREGDYKLVKTRFSAFFATHLHSLLQGAGINNLVITGVQTPNCVRQTVFDAVALDYQPVTVIVDATAAATPEIHLANVFDMKNIGVATPTLQEWIDFKA, from the exons ATGAAATTCAAGAA CTCATGGCCAAAACTGTGGCTTTTACTAATGCAAAGCCACCGTCTAATCTCCATAGCCATAGAACCACATCACAAACTCACACCGTCTCCTTTCTCAATCTCAACAACCTCA CTTCTGTGCAGTGCTCTGACTCTGAGACACAAGAATAAGCAACCCAATTGGTCCAAACCTTCGTTGGTACGCTCAAAATCTGGGCTTGGGCTTGGGCTTGGGCCTGTTGACCCATTGGAAATGGCAGCAGGGGCTTGGAATCGCACTGCTCTTCTTGTAATTGACATGCAG AGAGATTTTATAGAAAATCAGGGTCCTATGCTGGTAAAAGGAGGGAAAGAAATTGTCCCAAATGTGATCAAAGCTGTGGAAGTTGCAAGGCAACGTGGAATTCTCATAGTTTGG GTTGTCCGAGAAAACGATCCTTTAGGAAGAGATGTTGAACTCTTTCGTCGACATTATTATGCTGGAGGTCAAGTTGGTCCAGCCTCTAAGGGAAGCCCAGGTGCAGAGTTAGTTGAGGGGCTAGTAATCAGAGAAGGGGACTATAAACTCGTCAAGACTCGCTTCAGTGCATTCTTTGCTACACACCTTCACTCACTTCTTCAAGGAGCAGGAATTAACAATCTGGTCATCACTG GAGTTCAAACTCCAAATTGTGTTAGGCAAACTGTCTTTGATGCCGTAGCATTAGACTACCAACCTGTAACTGTTATTGTGGATGCCACAGCCGCTGCCACGCCTGAAATTCATCTTG CTAATGTGTTTGACATGAAAAACATTGGAGTCGCAACCCCAACGCTACAAGAATGGATCGACTTCAAAGCTTGA